A genomic segment from Triticum dicoccoides isolate Atlit2015 ecotype Zavitan chromosome 1A, WEW_v2.0, whole genome shotgun sequence encodes:
- the LOC119355806 gene encoding pentatricopeptide repeat-containing protein At5g56310-like, which produces MAASPLLRGGGAAGAVVRGRGHVSLSLLADRCSTLHGLTVVHAAMLVSGRIANDAFAASRLLDAYASLSPPAAVLCLLSSLPYAPNSFMLNTSLRALASSPDPASALAFFSHLRHFAGSPYSPGRHTFPFLLKASARLALPVSTQIHALVVKHGLDHDTYVANGLVRAYSVAGLIGVARKVFDELPERSVVVYTTMVSGYAQNGRYQDAMGAFDEMLNEGFEPGAVVLASVLSACARSESGGLVMGRRVHDIMERRGMAAPVGVILGTALVDMYGKNGAIEEAVAVFKGMPERHTATWNALISALAHHGHGKDALAMFEQMRQEGVPPNATTLVGVLSAYCHTGLLDEARRVFASMEDFGVTPSIQHYGCMVDLLGRSGLLLEAEEMIRGMTCKADTMIWGALLTACKSHGDIDIAERAVQEMLKLDPNNHGVYVVLSNIYADAGRWQDVDKLRKVMKDARLSKIPGSSAVAGCSAG; this is translated from the coding sequence ATGGCCGCGTCACCTCTCCtccgcggcggcggcgccgccggcgCCGTAGTCCGTGGCCGCGGCCACGTCAGCCTGTCCCTCCTGGCGGACCGCTGCTCCACCCTCcacggcctcaccgtcgtccacgcgGCCATGCTCGTCTCCGGCCGCATCGCCAACGACGCCTTCGCGGCTTCCCGCCTCCTGGACGCCTACGCCTCGCTCTCCCCTCCGGCCGCCGTGCTCtgtctcctctcctccctcccttacgCCCCCAACTCATTCATGCTCAACACCTCCCTCCGCGCCCTCGcctcctcccccgaccccgcctccgccctcgccttctTCTCCCACCTCCGCCACTTCGCCGGCTCCCCCTACTCCCCCGGCAGGCACACCTTCCCCTTCCTCCTCAAGGCCTCCGCTCGCCTCGCTCTTCCTGTCTCCACGCAGATCCACGCGCTCGTCGTCAAGCACGGGCTCGACCATGACACCTACGTTGCCAACGGCCTTGTCCGCGCGTACTCGGTGGCTGGACTCATTGGTGTCGCGCGGAAGGTGTTTGATGAATTGCCCGAGCGAAGCGTGGTGGTGTATACCACCATGGTCTCTGGCTATGCGCAGAATGGGCGGTACCAGGACGCCATGGGAGCCTTTGATGAGATGCTCAATGAGGGGTTCGAGCCTGGTGCAGTGGTGCTTGCATCGGTGCTGTCGGCCTGCGCACGGTCAGAGTCTGGTGGGCTCGTGATGGGGCGGCGTGTGCATGATATCATGGAGAGGAGGGGGATGGCGGCGCCTGTGGGGGTGATCCTTGGCACAGCATTAGTCGACATGTATGGAAAGAATGGGGCGATCGAGGAGGCTGTAGCGGTGTTTAAGGGGATGCCGGAGCGGCATACAGCTACGTGGAACGCCCTGATCTCAGCGTTGGCGCACCATGGGCATGGCAAGGATGCGCTGGCGATGTTCGAGCAGATGCGCCAGGAGGGTGTGCCGCCGAATGCAACCACACTTGTCGGGGTTCTGTCAGCATACTGCCACACAGGGCTGCTCGACGAGGCCCGCAGAGTGTTCGCATCTATGGAGGACTTTGGGGTGACTCCGAGCATCCAACACTATGGGTGCATGGTTGACCTCCTCGGCCGGAGTGGACTTCTATTGGAGGCAGAAGAGATGATACGTGGGATGACATGCAAGGCTGATACTATGATCTGGGGGGCTTTGCTTACAGCCTGCAAGAGCCACGGCGACATTGATATCGCGGAACGGGCTGTGCAAGAGATGCTGAAACTGGACCCCAACAACCATGGCGTGTATGTGGTGCTGTCCAACATATATGCAGATGCTGGGAGGTGGCAGGACGTGGATAAACTTAGGAAAGTGATGAAGGATGCACGGTTGTCAAAGATCCCCGGGTCGAGCGCTGTTGCTGGCTGCAGTGCCGGCTGA